The following proteins come from a genomic window of Streptomyces sp. Sge12:
- the efeB gene encoding iron uptake transporter deferrochelatase/peroxidase subunit — protein MAHRRDRPYLRHRPDHRPEDREDRLTSVTESNPDIEISRRRLLGTVSAAGAVGIALGGTGGALAHSALTGPGNGSASGAAGSLTSLGATRVAFHGDHQAGITNPLQAKGHLVAFDLAAGAGRTEAAALLRRWSETARRLMAGEPAATADSGIALDAGPSSLTVTFGFGHSFFERTGLTARRPAALDPLPAFSSDRLDDRRSHGDLWVQIGANDGLVAFHALRALQKDAGEAARIRWQMNGFNRSPGATGTPMTARNLMGQIDGTGNPKPSEPDFDKRIFVPAAGPGPAEHAWMGGGSYAVVRRIRMLLDDWDKQSLAQQEQVIGRTKATGAPLTGGGETTEMALDKLGADGTPVIPSNAHARISAPEQNGGAAMLRRPFSFHDGIGADGAPDAGLLFICWQADPLRGFVPVQRKLDRGDALSEFIRHESSGLYAVPPGPRSDEYVGQRLLEG, from the coding sequence ATGGCGCATCGACGTGACCGTCCGTACCTCCGACATCGACCAGACCACCGTCCAGAAGACCGTGAAGATCGGCTGACCAGCGTGACCGAGAGCAACCCCGACATCGAGATCTCCCGGCGCAGGCTGCTGGGCACCGTCAGCGCCGCAGGCGCCGTCGGGATCGCCCTGGGAGGCACCGGCGGCGCCCTCGCGCACTCCGCGCTCACGGGCCCCGGGAACGGCTCCGCCTCGGGCGCGGCCGGAAGCCTGACCTCCCTCGGTGCCACCAGGGTGGCCTTCCACGGGGACCATCAGGCCGGTATCACCAACCCGCTCCAGGCCAAGGGCCACCTCGTCGCCTTCGACCTTGCCGCCGGAGCGGGCCGCACGGAGGCCGCCGCGCTGCTGCGGCGCTGGTCCGAGACCGCTCGCCGGCTGATGGCGGGCGAGCCGGCCGCGACCGCCGACAGCGGGATCGCCCTCGACGCCGGCCCGTCGTCCCTCACCGTCACCTTCGGCTTCGGCCATTCCTTCTTCGAGCGCACCGGCCTCACCGCCCGCCGCCCCGCCGCCCTCGACCCGCTGCCGGCCTTCTCCTCGGACCGGCTCGACGACCGGCGCAGCCACGGCGACCTGTGGGTGCAGATCGGCGCCAACGACGGGCTCGTGGCCTTCCACGCCCTGCGTGCCCTGCAGAAGGACGCCGGGGAGGCCGCCCGCATCCGCTGGCAGATGAACGGCTTCAACCGGTCTCCCGGCGCCACCGGCACCCCGATGACCGCCCGCAACCTGATGGGGCAGATCGACGGCACCGGCAACCCGAAGCCCTCGGAGCCCGACTTCGACAAGCGGATCTTCGTACCCGCCGCGGGCCCCGGACCGGCCGAGCACGCCTGGATGGGCGGGGGCTCGTACGCCGTGGTCCGGCGTATCCGCATGCTCCTCGACGACTGGGACAAGCAGTCCCTCGCCCAGCAGGAACAGGTCATCGGCCGTACCAAGGCCACCGGCGCCCCCCTGACGGGTGGCGGTGAGACCACCGAAATGGCGCTCGACAAGCTCGGAGCCGACGGCACGCCCGTCATCCCGTCCAACGCCCACGCCCGGATCTCCGCCCCCGAGCAGAACGGCGGGGCCGCCATGCTGCGGCGCCCCTTCTCCTTCCACGACGGGATCGGCGCGGACGGCGCTCCCGACGCCGGGCTCCTCTTCATCTGCTGGCAGGCCGACCCGCTGCGCGGATTCGTACCCGTCCAGCGCAAGCTCGACCGCGGCGACGCGCTGTCGGAATTCATCCGGCACGAGTCCAGCGGCCTGTACGCGGTTCCGCCCGGCCCCCGCAGCGACGAGTACGTGGGGCAGCGGCTGCTCGAAGGATGA
- a CDS encoding YcnI family copper-binding membrane protein — protein sequence MKTSRVSIAAAIAAGSVLLLSGPAFAHVGVQPVGEAAKGGYATLNFKVPNERDNASTTQLEVNFPVDQPLSSVMPQDVPGWTVTVEKSKLATPLTVHGKQINEAVTKVTWSGGKIEPGKFQQFPLSVGKLPENADQMVFKSIQTYDNGEVVRWIEEAKEGAAEPQNPAPVLKLTAPKGDDHHDSGAKADGAKNADKDAEHGHDKAASEHGSDTTARVLGIAGIVVGLGGVAFGIASRRRSA from the coding sequence ATGAAGACCTCTCGCGTCTCCATCGCCGCCGCCATCGCCGCCGGTTCCGTCCTCCTCCTCTCCGGCCCTGCCTTCGCCCACGTCGGCGTGCAGCCCGTCGGCGAGGCCGCCAAGGGCGGCTACGCGACGCTCAACTTCAAGGTCCCCAACGAGCGGGACAATGCGTCGACCACCCAGCTGGAGGTCAACTTCCCGGTCGACCAGCCGCTCAGCTCCGTGATGCCGCAGGACGTTCCCGGCTGGACCGTGACGGTCGAGAAGAGCAAGCTCGCCACGCCGCTGACGGTGCACGGCAAGCAGATCAACGAGGCCGTCACCAAGGTGACCTGGTCCGGCGGCAAGATCGAGCCCGGGAAGTTCCAGCAGTTCCCGCTCTCCGTGGGCAAGCTGCCCGAGAACGCCGACCAGATGGTCTTCAAGTCCATCCAGACGTACGACAACGGTGAGGTCGTCCGCTGGATCGAGGAGGCCAAGGAAGGCGCAGCGGAGCCGCAGAACCCCGCACCCGTCCTGAAGCTGACCGCCCCCAAGGGGGACGACCACCACGACAGCGGTGCCAAGGCCGACGGGGCGAAGAACGCCGACAAGGACGCCGAGCACGGCCACGACAAGGCCGCCTCCGAGCACGGCTCCGACACCACCGCGCGCGTCCTCGGCATCGCCGGCATCGTCGTCGGACTCGGTGGCGTCGCCTTCGGCATCGCCTCGCGCCGCCGCTCCGCCTGA
- a CDS encoding copper chaperone PCu(A)C, whose protein sequence is MNARTTRTLAVALSLTAALAISGCSGSDESEPKMTVSGAFMPQPVNDKMAGGFLVIKNGSGAADKLTGATSPLSDDLQIHETKDQKMQQVQSMDVPANGELRLERGGNHIMFMGLKNTPKVGDKVTVELRFEKAGPVKVELDVKDRTYNAQAPTSTAGNGH, encoded by the coding sequence GTGAACGCCCGCACCACCCGCACCCTCGCCGTCGCCCTCTCCCTGACGGCAGCACTCGCCATATCCGGCTGCTCCGGCTCCGACGAGTCCGAGCCGAAGATGACCGTCAGCGGCGCCTTCATGCCCCAGCCCGTGAACGACAAGATGGCCGGCGGGTTCCTGGTCATCAAGAACGGCTCCGGGGCCGCCGACAAGCTCACCGGCGCCACCTCCCCGCTCTCCGACGATCTCCAGATCCACGAGACCAAGGACCAGAAGATGCAGCAGGTCCAGTCGATGGACGTGCCGGCCAACGGCGAGCTGCGGCTGGAGCGCGGCGGCAACCACATCATGTTCATGGGGCTCAAGAACACCCCCAAGGTCGGTGACAAGGTCACCGTCGAGCTCCGCTTCGAGAAGGCCGGCCCGGTCAAGGTCGAGCTGGACGTGAAGGACCGGACGTACAACGCGCAGGCTCCGACCTCTACGGCCGGCAACGGCCACTGA
- a CDS encoding ATP-binding protein yields MSIWWSLHLRREAASVPLARRLLLGTMETAGVDPDISFDLSVALSEACANAVEHGGGGEIPDDAEAYHVTAYLDGDRCRIEVTDSGPGFPPATVARRRPSLAEHGRGLHLIAELADHVRFRNRPGRGAVVSFDKMLKWRDDALLKVS; encoded by the coding sequence ATGAGCATCTGGTGGTCTCTCCACTTGAGGCGCGAAGCCGCGAGCGTGCCGCTCGCCAGGCGACTGCTGCTGGGGACTATGGAGACCGCGGGGGTGGATCCGGACATCTCCTTCGATCTCTCGGTGGCGCTGAGCGAGGCGTGTGCGAACGCGGTGGAGCATGGCGGAGGTGGCGAAATCCCGGACGATGCCGAGGCGTACCACGTCACGGCCTATCTGGACGGGGACCGCTGCCGCATCGAGGTGACCGACTCCGGTCCGGGGTTCCCGCCCGCGACGGTGGCCCGCCGCAGACCCTCCCTGGCCGAACACGGCCGGGGCCTGCACCTGATCGCCGAGCTCGCCGACCACGTCCGCTTCCGCAACCGGCCGGGCCGGGGCGCCGTGGTGAGCTTCGACAAGATGCTGAAGTGGCGCGACGACGCGCTGCTGAAGGTGTCGTAG
- a CDS encoding bifunctional DNA primase/polymerase, whose amino-acid sequence MREILGRRLQRLRDRFQSLRPDPGQSGGTSALLDAALVCATTWQWPVLPGVGRSGTDGARCACPDPDCVVPGAHPFDPGLLAATTDPRMVAWWWTNRPTAPVLMATGGAAPCAVSLPAGAAARALVRLDAQGMRLGPVVATPTRWALMVAPYSLERLGELLYAKDHVPSSLRFHGEGGYLLLPPSAASSGGQVRWEREPRAEWRPSGARGAVSLWLPEVEAVVDALVEASSGAPGGGSRLAY is encoded by the coding sequence ATGCGCGAGATCCTCGGAAGGCGTCTCCAGCGGCTCCGCGATCGCTTTCAATCCCTGCGCCCCGACCCGGGACAGAGCGGCGGTACGTCCGCCCTGCTCGACGCGGCGCTCGTCTGCGCCACCACCTGGCAATGGCCCGTCCTGCCCGGCGTAGGCCGGTCGGGCACCGACGGAGCCCGATGCGCCTGCCCCGACCCCGACTGCGTCGTCCCCGGCGCACATCCCTTCGACCCCGGACTGCTCGCCGCCACCACCGATCCCCGGATGGTGGCCTGGTGGTGGACCAACCGGCCCACCGCTCCCGTCCTGATGGCCACCGGCGGGGCCGCGCCGTGCGCGGTGAGCCTGCCGGCCGGCGCGGCCGCGCGTGCCCTCGTGCGACTGGACGCCCAGGGCATGCGGCTCGGGCCGGTCGTGGCCACGCCCACCCGCTGGGCGCTGATGGTGGCGCCGTACTCGCTGGAGCGGCTCGGCGAACTCCTGTACGCGAAGGATCATGTGCCTTCCTCGCTGCGCTTCCACGGCGAGGGCGGCTACCTGTTGCTGCCGCCCTCCGCAGCCTCCAGCGGCGGCCAGGTGCGCTGGGAACGGGAGCCCCGCGCGGAGTGGCGCCCGTCAGGGGCGCGAGGTGCGGTAAGTCTCTGGTTGCCCGAGGTCGAGGCGGTCGTGGACGCTCTGGTCGAGGCCAGCAGCGGTGCGCCCGGCGGAGGCAGCAGGCTCGCCTACTGA
- the pheA gene encoding prephenate dehydratase: MSATRFTYLGPEGTFTEAALRTLPEAATRELVPMVSVPAALDAVRNGEAAAALVPIENSVEGGVTATLDELASGEPLMIYREVLLPIAFALLVRPGTALSDVKTVTGHPVAQPQVRNWLRANLPDAMWESAASNADGARLVQEGRFDAAFAGEFAATTYGLVPLVTEIHDAENAETRFVLVGRPARPAAPTGADKTSVVLWLGDDHPGALLELLQEFAVRGVNLMLIQSRPTGQGIGNYCFAVDAEGHISDRRVSEALMGLKRTCPQVRFLGSYPRAGVAQSDVRAPRAGTTDGDFTAASDWLGRCLDGRA, translated from the coding sequence ATGTCAGCCACCCGCTTCACGTATCTCGGTCCCGAGGGCACTTTCACCGAGGCCGCCCTGCGCACCCTGCCGGAAGCCGCGACCCGGGAACTCGTCCCGATGGTGTCGGTCCCGGCCGCCCTGGACGCCGTGCGCAACGGCGAGGCGGCCGCTGCCCTGGTCCCGATCGAGAACTCGGTGGAGGGCGGGGTCACCGCCACCCTCGACGAGCTGGCCTCGGGCGAACCGCTGATGATCTACCGCGAGGTGCTGCTGCCGATCGCCTTCGCGCTGCTCGTACGGCCCGGGACCGCCCTGTCGGACGTCAAGACCGTCACCGGGCACCCGGTCGCCCAGCCGCAGGTGCGCAACTGGCTGCGGGCGAACCTGCCCGACGCGATGTGGGAGTCGGCCGCCTCGAACGCCGACGGCGCCCGGCTGGTCCAGGAGGGCCGCTTCGACGCCGCCTTCGCGGGCGAGTTCGCCGCCACCACCTACGGACTCGTTCCGCTGGTGACCGAGATCCACGACGCGGAGAACGCCGAGACCCGTTTCGTGCTGGTGGGACGCCCCGCGCGGCCTGCCGCGCCGACCGGCGCCGACAAGACCTCCGTCGTCCTCTGGCTCGGCGACGACCACCCCGGTGCGCTGCTGGAGCTCCTCCAGGAGTTCGCGGTCCGCGGGGTGAACCTGATGTTGATCCAGTCCCGTCCGACCGGACAGGGCATCGGCAACTACTGCTTCGCGGTGGACGCCGAGGGCCACATCTCCGACCGGCGGGTCAGCGAGGCGCTCATGGGGCTCAAGCGGACGTGCCCGCAGGTCCGCTTCCTCGGGTCCTACCCGCGGGCCGGTGTTGCGCAGAGTGACGTGCGCGCCCCTCGGGCCGGCACCACCGACGGCGACTTCACGGCCGCTTCCGACTGGCTGGGGCGTTGCCTCGACGGTCGGGCGTAG
- a CDS encoding SCO family protein, translated as MRTTRVTVAALLAAAALTLTACGGEPAKTSGVTQISGGQNNAKAATVLDRPFGKPELVLTDTTGKPWNLREQTKGKPTLIYFGYTHCPDVCPLTMSNIAVAKKALPQADQDNLRVVFVTTDPERDTPESLGAWLKAQDPSFVGLTGDFATIQAAARTLGIGIDAATKDANGNVISMHGAQVIAFSPKTDEGYVLYGEGTTVDDYAKDLPKLVKGENP; from the coding sequence ATGCGCACCACACGTGTGACGGTCGCCGCGCTGCTCGCGGCGGCCGCACTCACGCTCACCGCCTGCGGCGGTGAACCCGCCAAGACGAGCGGCGTCACCCAGATCTCCGGCGGCCAGAACAACGCCAAGGCCGCGACCGTGCTGGACCGCCCCTTCGGCAAGCCCGAACTCGTCCTCACGGACACCACCGGCAAGCCGTGGAACCTGCGCGAGCAGACCAAGGGCAAGCCGACCCTCATCTACTTCGGCTACACCCACTGCCCCGACGTGTGCCCGCTGACGATGAGCAACATCGCCGTCGCCAAGAAGGCGCTCCCCCAGGCCGACCAGGACAACCTGCGGGTCGTCTTCGTCACCACGGACCCCGAGAGGGACACTCCCGAGTCCCTCGGCGCGTGGCTCAAGGCGCAGGACCCCTCCTTCGTCGGACTCACCGGGGACTTCGCGACCATCCAGGCCGCGGCCCGCACGCTCGGCATCGGCATCGACGCCGCCACGAAGGACGCCAACGGCAACGTCATCTCCATGCACGGCGCCCAGGTCATCGCGTTCTCGCCCAAGACCGACGAGGGCTACGTCCTCTACGGCGAGGGCACCACCGTCGACGACTACGCCAAGGACCTGCCGAAGCTCGTCAAGGGAGAGAACCCGTGA
- a CDS encoding aminopeptidase P family protein: MADELTPETPEEEQPKKTHKQRKNGLYPGVSDELAENMRTGWADTELHGLEPIAQATHTLARRDALSRRFPGERLVVPAGRLKTRSNDTEYPFRASTEYAYLTGDQTENGVLVLEPTGPNGHTATIYLLPRSDRENGEFWLSGQGELWVGRRHSLAEAEQLLGIPAKDVRELAEALTEAEGPVRVVRGHDTVIESALTDKVTKERDEELRVYLSEARAVKDSFEIGELQKAVDSTVRGFEDVVKVLDKAEATSERYIEGTFFLRARVEGNDIGYGSICAAGPHACTLHWVRNDGDVRSGDLLLLDAGVETHSLYTADVTRTLPINGTYSDIQRKIYDAVYESQEAGIAAVKPGAKFRDFHDASQHVLAEKLVEWGLLEGPVERVLELGLQRRWTLHGTGHMLGMDVHDCAAARREAYVDGTLEPGMCLTVEPGLYFQADDLTVPEEYRGIGVRIEDDILVTEDGNRNLSAGLPRTSGDVEAWMAALKG, from the coding sequence GTGGCTGACGAGCTCACCCCGGAGACCCCGGAAGAAGAGCAGCCCAAGAAGACGCACAAGCAGCGCAAGAACGGTCTGTACCCGGGCGTCAGCGACGAACTCGCAGAGAACATGCGCACCGGCTGGGCCGACACCGAGCTGCACGGACTGGAGCCGATCGCCCAGGCCACGCACACCCTCGCCCGCCGCGACGCGCTGTCGAGGCGCTTCCCGGGCGAGCGCCTCGTCGTCCCCGCGGGCCGTCTGAAGACCCGCTCGAACGACACCGAGTACCCCTTCCGCGCCTCGACCGAGTACGCCTACCTCACGGGCGACCAGACCGAGAACGGCGTCCTGGTCCTGGAGCCCACCGGGCCGAACGGGCACACCGCCACGATCTACCTGCTGCCGCGCTCCGACCGGGAGAACGGCGAGTTCTGGCTGTCCGGCCAGGGCGAGCTGTGGGTCGGCCGCCGCCACTCCCTCGCCGAGGCCGAGCAGCTCCTGGGCATCCCCGCGAAGGACGTCCGCGAGCTCGCCGAGGCCCTCACCGAGGCCGAGGGCCCGGTCCGCGTCGTGCGCGGACACGACACGGTCATCGAGTCCGCCCTCACCGACAAGGTGACCAAGGAGCGCGACGAGGAGCTGCGCGTCTACCTCTCCGAGGCCCGCGCCGTGAAGGACTCCTTCGAGATCGGCGAGCTGCAGAAGGCCGTGGACTCGACCGTCCGCGGCTTCGAGGACGTCGTGAAGGTCCTGGACAAGGCCGAGGCCACGTCCGAGCGCTACATCGAGGGCACCTTCTTCCTGCGCGCCCGCGTCGAGGGCAACGACATCGGCTACGGCTCCATCTGCGCCGCCGGCCCGCACGCCTGCACCCTGCACTGGGTCCGCAACGACGGCGACGTCCGCTCCGGCGACCTGCTGCTGCTCGACGCCGGTGTGGAGACCCACAGCCTCTACACCGCCGACGTCACGCGCACGCTGCCCATCAACGGCACGTACAGCGACATCCAGCGCAAGATCTACGACGCCGTGTACGAGTCCCAGGAAGCCGGCATCGCCGCGGTGAAGCCGGGTGCCAAGTTCCGCGACTTCCACGACGCCTCCCAGCACGTGCTGGCCGAGAAGCTCGTCGAGTGGGGCCTGCTGGAGGGACCGGTCGAGCGGGTCCTGGAGCTGGGCCTGCAGCGCCGCTGGACCCTGCACGGCACCGGTCACATGCTCGGCATGGACGTCCACGACTGCGCCGCCGCCCGCCGCGAGGCGTACGTCGACGGGACGCTGGAGCCGGGCATGTGCCTGACGGTCGAGCCCGGACTGTACTTCCAGGCCGACGACCTGACCGTGCCCGAGGAGTACCGCGGCATCGGCGTCCGGATCGAGGACGACATCCTCGTCACCGAGGACGGCAACCGGAACCTGTCGGCCGGACTGCCCCGTACCTCCGGCGACGTCGAAGCCTGGATGGCCGCCCTGAAGGGCTGA
- a CDS encoding PP2C family protein-serine/threonine phosphatase has protein sequence MLDMHPRVRVDVDSLMAAQHGLGVCDAIRRIAPGGKADAMSAPHLPKVAGIDPAVTVSPHTAAPTPARTTPAPAPPPGPGSVIQDRLAGMVSDLTTLHELTERLARATDLDTSLREFLRAGASLVGARRGLIVLEPSDGLGPTSTIGLGLGHAELGHIETVPRSATSYGRILDGLPDAQGGSEFLPEPDAPPGTGGFAAPVDPRHREVAARLGYAASYALPLTAEATGRLGAAVWLYDEQAEPSDRQRDLAGLYVRHAAEHLARMLEVERSRSHLATVAEELLPSRLPRIPGVQLAARHHAGPRGGGDWYDALPLPEGALGLAVGSVTGSGPSAVAAMGRLRASLRAYAVMEGEDPVAVLSDLELLLRLTEPARSATALFAYCEPTAGSQSGGRGSKIILAGAGHTPPLLIGEHRTEYVETSLSAPLGMLSCWEAPSVEIEPAPGETVLLYTDGLLHHTGDPMDRAYARLHAAAAGAPRSARDDPAALCEHILRTVLPGGEPTEAPEDIVLLAARFE, from the coding sequence ATGCTGGACATGCATCCACGTGTGCGTGTAGATGTGGATTCCTTGATGGCGGCGCAGCACGGTCTGGGGGTTTGCGATGCTATTCGGCGAATCGCACCAGGTGGAAAGGCGGACGCCATGAGCGCCCCGCATCTGCCGAAAGTGGCTGGAATCGATCCAGCAGTCACCGTGTCACCGCACACTGCGGCGCCCACGCCCGCCCGGACCACCCCCGCACCGGCCCCTCCGCCCGGCCCGGGCAGTGTCATCCAGGACCGCCTGGCGGGCATGGTCTCGGATCTCACCACCCTGCACGAGCTCACCGAGCGCCTCGCCCGCGCCACTGACCTCGACACATCCCTGCGCGAGTTCCTGCGCGCCGGCGCCTCGCTCGTCGGCGCCCGCCGCGGCCTGATCGTCCTGGAACCCTCCGACGGACTCGGCCCGACCAGCACGATCGGCCTCGGGCTCGGCCACGCGGAGCTCGGCCACATCGAGACCGTGCCGCGCAGCGCCACCTCCTACGGGCGGATCCTCGACGGTCTGCCCGACGCCCAGGGCGGCTCCGAGTTCCTCCCCGAACCGGACGCGCCCCCCGGCACCGGGGGGTTCGCCGCCCCTGTCGACCCACGCCACCGGGAGGTCGCCGCCCGCCTCGGCTACGCCGCCAGCTACGCGCTCCCCCTGACCGCCGAGGCCACCGGCCGGCTCGGCGCGGCCGTCTGGCTCTACGACGAGCAGGCCGAGCCGAGCGACCGCCAGCGCGACCTCGCCGGGCTGTACGTGCGGCACGCCGCCGAGCACCTGGCCCGGATGCTGGAGGTGGAGCGCTCCCGCTCCCACCTGGCCACCGTCGCCGAGGAACTCCTGCCGAGCCGGCTCCCGCGGATCCCCGGGGTACAGCTCGCGGCCCGCCACCACGCGGGACCGCGCGGCGGCGGCGACTGGTACGACGCGCTGCCGCTGCCCGAGGGGGCCCTGGGGCTGGCCGTCGGCTCCGTCACCGGATCCGGGCCGAGCGCCGTCGCCGCGATGGGCCGGCTGCGCGCATCGCTGCGCGCCTACGCCGTCATGGAGGGCGAGGACCCCGTAGCGGTCCTGTCCGACCTCGAGCTGTTGCTGCGCCTGACCGAGCCCGCCCGCTCCGCCACCGCGCTCTTCGCCTACTGCGAGCCCACCGCGGGGTCGCAGTCGGGAGGCCGCGGCAGCAAGATCATCCTGGCTGGTGCCGGGCACACCCCGCCGCTGTTGATCGGCGAGCACCGCACCGAGTACGTGGAGACCTCGCTCTCCGCGCCGCTCGGCATGCTGTCCTGCTGGGAGGCGCCGAGCGTGGAGATCGAACCTGCTCCCGGAGAAACGGTGCTTCTCTACACCGACGGGTTGCTCCACCACACGGGCGACCCGATGGACAGGGCCTACGCCCGGCTCCACGCCGCGGCCGCGGGGGCACCCCGCAGCGCCCGCGACGACCCGGCGGCCCTGTGCGAGCACATCCTGCGGACCGTACTGCCCGGCGGGGAGCCGACCGAGGCCCCCGAGGACATCGTGCTGCTCGCCGCCCGCTTCGAATGA
- a CDS encoding copper resistance CopC/CopD family protein, which yields MTATAPAPSTARARATALLPRLALVLAALLATLFTAASPATAHAALTASDPKDGAVVATAPAQVTLSFSEQVAMGDDSIRVLDPQGKRVDTGELRDMCSGNTVRYGTALHTGLPNGTYTVAWQAVSADSHPISGAFTFSIGAPSATDVSLPTAQAGGGPVGIAYGIARYLSYAGFTVLVGGAAFILLCWRRGAAERSLQKLVVRAWVTLTAATLAMLVLRTPYTGSGNFSDVFDLDGLRAVLETKTGASLVSRLLLLGAAALFVAVLLGVYARRVAGGGPDESDGYRTGDTEASDASDGTEEAGKPDGTSDLTFGLAMGGAVVAGGIAATWALSEHASTGIQPGIAMPADILHLMAVATWLGGLAALLVALHKVPGIERAAVRRFSTVAFVSVLVLAVTGVYQSWRQLGSWSALTGTDYGQLLLLKVALVAVLLGIAFVSRKWTGRLADVPVARGAVAGQASVAVSRETASDDGSEVTGADVSRETEAVTVPADPQRAAQLARQRAARESAREKQVRDADPDRAGLRRSVLAEAAIAVILLAVTTVLTSTEPGRAAEQETGRGSSSTAVPDRAVKITLPFDTGGPNGKGSVRLELDPGRVGANTLHLWSDSADGTPLDLPEIKVAFTLPAKDIGPLPLVPEQAAPGHWTASGVQLPLAGEWRIDVTVRTSDIDQTTVQKTVKIG from the coding sequence ATGACGGCCACCGCCCCCGCCCCCTCCACGGCCCGCGCCCGTGCCACGGCACTCCTGCCACGGCTCGCGCTGGTCCTCGCAGCTCTGCTGGCAACCCTGTTCACCGCGGCCTCCCCGGCCACGGCGCACGCCGCACTCACCGCGAGCGACCCCAAGGACGGGGCGGTGGTCGCCACGGCCCCCGCCCAGGTCACCCTGTCCTTCTCGGAGCAGGTGGCCATGGGTGACGACTCCATCCGCGTCCTGGACCCCCAGGGCAAGCGCGTGGACACCGGCGAGCTGCGCGACATGTGCAGCGGCAACACCGTGCGGTACGGCACCGCGCTGCACACCGGCCTGCCGAACGGCACCTACACGGTCGCCTGGCAGGCCGTGTCGGCCGACAGCCATCCGATCTCGGGCGCCTTCACCTTCTCCATCGGGGCGCCCTCGGCCACCGACGTCTCCCTCCCCACCGCGCAGGCGGGCGGCGGCCCCGTGGGGATCGCCTACGGGATCGCCCGCTACCTCTCCTACGCCGGGTTCACCGTGCTCGTGGGTGGCGCCGCCTTCATCCTGCTGTGCTGGCGCCGGGGTGCCGCCGAGCGGTCGCTGCAGAAGCTGGTCGTGCGCGCCTGGGTCACCCTGACCGCCGCCACCCTCGCGATGCTGGTGCTCCGGACCCCGTACACGGGCTCCGGCAACTTCTCCGACGTCTTCGACCTCGACGGGCTCCGGGCCGTGCTGGAGACCAAGACCGGAGCCTCGCTGGTCTCCCGGCTGCTCCTGCTGGGTGCGGCCGCCCTCTTCGTCGCCGTCCTCCTCGGCGTGTACGCGCGCCGCGTGGCGGGCGGCGGACCCGACGAGTCGGACGGGTACCGGACCGGGGACACGGAAGCGTCCGACGCGTCCGACGGAACTGAAGAGGCCGGAAAGCCGGACGGCACCAGCGATCTCACCTTCGGTCTGGCCATGGGCGGCGCTGTCGTCGCCGGCGGTATCGCCGCCACCTGGGCTCTCTCCGAGCACGCCTCCACCGGTATCCAGCCCGGTATAGCCATGCCGGCCGACATCCTGCACCTGATGGCCGTGGCCACCTGGCTCGGTGGTCTCGCCGCGCTGCTGGTCGCCCTCCACAAGGTTCCCGGGATCGAACGCGCGGCTGTCCGGCGCTTCTCCACCGTCGCCTTCGTCAGCGTCCTGGTGCTCGCCGTCACCGGCGTTTACCAGTCCTGGCGCCAGCTCGGCAGCTGGTCCGCTCTCACAGGCACCGACTACGGGCAGCTGCTGCTCCTGAAGGTCGCCCTTGTCGCCGTACTCCTCGGCATTGCCTTCGTCTCCCGCAAGTGGACCGGACGGCTCGCCGACGTCCCCGTTGCCCGTGGGGCAGTCGCCGGGCAGGCCTCGGTCGCTGTTTCACGTGAAACAGCGTCGGACGACGGATCGGAGGTCACCGGCGCCGATGTTTCACGTGAAACAGAGGCCGTGACCGTCCCAGCGGACCCGCAGCGCGCCGCCCAGCTCGCCCGGCAGCGTGCCGCCCGTGAGAGCGCCCGGGAGAAGCAGGTACGCGACGCGGACCCGGACCGTGCCGGTCTGCGGCGCTCCGTTCTCGCCGAGGCTGCCATCGCCGTGATCCTGCTCGCCGTCACCACCGTGCTCACCAGCACCGAGCCCGGACGGGCCGCGGAGCAGGAGACGGGCCGCGGCTCCAGCTCCACCGCCGTCCCCGATCGCGCCGTCAAGATCACCCTGCCGTTCGACACCGGCGGCCCGAACGGCAAGGGGTCCGTCCGGCTCGAACTCGATCCCGGACGGGTCGGCGCCAACACCCTGCACCTCTGGTCCGACTCCGCGGACGGCACGCCGCTCGACCTTCCCGAGATCAAGGTGGCCTTCACGCTTCCCGCCAAGGACATCGGCCCCCTGCCGCTCGTCCCCGAGCAGGCGGCGCCCGGGCACTGGACCGCGTCCGGGGTTCAGCTGCCGCTCGCCGGTGAATGGCGCATCGACGTGACCGTCCGTACCTCCGACATCGACCAGACCACCGTCCAGAAGACCGTGAAGATCGGCTGA